In Streptomyces sp. SN-593, a single genomic region encodes these proteins:
- a CDS encoding DUF4132 domain-containing protein: MGWIEAAGGYAVTLEGTRVVCRNAAGRTLKQVPGKLRTDPEVVRLQQLVEWLERHERECLAEVDGWLVRSLPVPAALIARVWPDAAWRAALRDLVVAPVGADGGPDLARAGFLRDADPERGIGVVDLDGDSVRLAAPAVLVPHPVLLTDPADLDELREFAAELEVRQSIGQLFREVWRRGEEIDGTATALDTYAGGRFAQLRHATARATQLGYRVRGGQAVCQVVAAGRPVEAALWLGADYPEAEAVTGELVWRDGGGARLRLSEVDAVAWSEGHRMASALYAGRVVPEENEEGVEGKR, encoded by the coding sequence ATGGGCTGGATCGAGGCGGCGGGCGGCTATGCCGTGACGCTGGAGGGCACGCGGGTGGTGTGCCGCAACGCCGCTGGACGGACGTTGAAGCAGGTGCCGGGCAAGCTGCGGACGGACCCGGAGGTGGTGCGGCTCCAGCAACTGGTGGAGTGGCTGGAGCGGCACGAGCGGGAGTGCCTGGCGGAGGTGGACGGCTGGCTGGTGCGCTCGCTGCCGGTGCCGGCCGCCCTGATCGCCCGGGTCTGGCCCGACGCGGCCTGGCGGGCGGCGCTGCGGGACCTCGTGGTGGCGCCGGTCGGCGCGGACGGCGGTCCCGACCTGGCCCGCGCCGGCTTCCTGCGGGACGCCGACCCCGAGCGCGGCATCGGCGTGGTGGACCTCGACGGCGACTCGGTGCGGCTGGCCGCGCCCGCCGTCCTGGTGCCGCACCCCGTGCTGCTCACCGACCCCGCCGACCTGGACGAACTCCGGGAGTTCGCCGCCGAGTTGGAAGTGCGGCAGAGCATCGGCCAGTTGTTCCGCGAGGTGTGGCGGCGCGGCGAGGAGATCGACGGCACGGCCACCGCGCTCGACACGTACGCGGGCGGCAGGTTCGCGCAGTTGCGGCACGCCACCGCTCGGGCCACGCAACTCGGCTACCGGGTGCGCGGCGGTCAGGCGGTCTGCCAGGTCGTTGCGGCCGGGCGGCCGGTGGAGGCGGCGCTGTGGCTCGGCGCGGACTACCCCGAAGCCGAGGCCGTCACCGGGGAGTTGGTGTGGCGCGACGGCGGGGGCGCCCGGCTGCGGCTGTCCGAGGTGGACGCCGTCGCGTGGTCCGAGGGGCACCGGATGGCGTCTGCACTGTACGCGGGCCGTGTCGTGCCCGAGGAGAACGAAGAGGGCGTGGAGGGGAAGCGATGA
- a CDS encoding ATP-binding protein — translation MGTGAGPADGERTDEGDGLGAQPARRQIELAEDRYAEELEFLARWDRGPRPPGWRLTPRAVVVFVCGSGGETLRAEAELPEGTGQSAPADGGKAPADGGKAPADGGSARAGSAGEGPRELVVARKFVGDRALVERCVVTLAGERGLLLVGEPGTAKSMLSELLSAAVCGTSGLTVQGTAGTTEDQVRYGWNYAALLANGPSRAALVPSPVLTAMTRGAVARIEEITRCLPEVQDALVSILSERRMAVPELAGTADGADGTVHAVPGFTVIATANLRDRGVSEMSAALKRRFNFETVGPIGDLDTETALVRAQATAALARGGAGFAVDQAVLEALVTAFRDLRGGRSAEGWEVERPSTVMSTAEAVHVATSMGLAAAYLPDGRDPLRTLPGHLLGTVRKDDPADHARLLGYWDGPVRRRAEQGAPLWRTLWELRDALG, via the coding sequence ATGGGCACGGGGGCAGGCCCGGCGGATGGTGAACGAACGGATGAGGGGGACGGGTTGGGCGCGCAGCCGGCGCGGCGGCAGATCGAACTGGCCGAGGACAGGTACGCCGAGGAACTGGAGTTCCTGGCCCGTTGGGACCGCGGTCCGCGCCCGCCCGGGTGGCGGCTGACCCCGAGGGCCGTGGTCGTCTTCGTCTGCGGCTCGGGCGGCGAGACGCTGCGGGCGGAGGCCGAACTCCCTGAGGGGACAGGCCAGTCGGCGCCGGCGGACGGCGGGAAGGCCCCGGCGGACGGCGGCAAGGCGCCCGCGGACGGGGGGTCGGCGCGCGCCGGGTCGGCCGGGGAAGGGCCCCGCGAGCTGGTGGTGGCCCGCAAGTTCGTCGGCGACCGGGCGCTGGTGGAGCGGTGCGTGGTCACCCTCGCCGGGGAGCGCGGCCTGCTGCTGGTGGGCGAACCCGGCACCGCCAAGTCGATGCTGTCGGAGCTGCTGTCGGCCGCCGTGTGCGGCACCAGCGGCCTGACCGTCCAGGGCACCGCCGGCACCACCGAGGACCAGGTCCGCTACGGCTGGAACTACGCGGCGCTGCTCGCCAACGGCCCCAGCCGGGCGGCCCTCGTGCCCTCCCCCGTGCTCACCGCGATGACCCGCGGGGCGGTGGCCAGGATCGAGGAGATCACCCGCTGCCTGCCGGAGGTGCAGGACGCGCTGGTCTCGATCCTGTCCGAACGGCGCATGGCCGTACCCGAGTTGGCCGGCACGGCGGACGGGGCGGACGGCACGGTCCACGCCGTGCCCGGGTTCACGGTCATCGCCACCGCCAACCTCCGCGACCGCGGCGTCTCGGAGATGTCCGCGGCCCTCAAGCGCCGCTTCAACTTCGAGACGGTCGGGCCGATCGGCGACCTCGACACCGAGACCGCCCTGGTCCGCGCCCAGGCCACGGCCGCCCTCGCCCGCGGCGGTGCCGGCTTCGCCGTCGACCAGGCCGTGCTGGAGGCCCTGGTCACCGCCTTCCGCGACCTGCGGGGCGGCCGCAGCGCGGAGGGCTGGGAGGTGGAGCGGCCGTCCACGGTGATGAGCACCGCCGAGGCGGTCCACGTCGCCACCTCGATGGGCCTGGCCGCGGCCTACCTGCCCGACGGGCGGGACCCGCTGCGCACCCTGCCCGGGCACCTGCTCGGCACCGTGCGCAAGGACGACCCGGCCGACCACGCCCGGCTGCTCGGGTACTGGGACGGGCCGGTCCGCCGCCGCGCCGAGCAGGGCGCGCCGCTGTGGCGGACCCTGTGGGAGCTGCGCGATGCGCTCGGCTGA
- a CDS encoding DUF5682 family protein, giving the protein MRSAEDTAPAAGTVRTPGSAAADRAPLAGGVAGGARGAGTARGAARTAAGPTVAGGGGTSAATGGAEGAGEGRAPHDDPGRGLGTGGGPDAHGATRTGDGLGTGGGLGTGDGPAGDRRLGRSEVEAESAALAGCREPYLIGVRHHSPALAAAVPELLAEAAPDVLFVELPEEFGRWLPHLADPEVLPPVALAGHGPRGLVFLPFAEFSPELAALRWARAAGVPVVAFDLPVGAPEEDGPRRGGGGAGTHGRPDRPGLADAMRDRAGGRAEDDLWDRLVESAAPGGSPEALRRAALLVGWALRHDAAAEDRLDPHDLRREAHMRRVMAEHGAVRPAALVGAFHAPALLPAASGAPGRPAVGADLVSAPRAGSGAAPEPGTAPSDRPGPVPDSDTGTGSGSGSGADRARRDRAGGGGGAGETAVTTSLVPYTFALLDERSGYPAGIRDPQWQQGVVEAAGDPRRLDELLVATAVRICAAVRAAGHPCGPPDARETVRHARDLATLRGRPAAGRAELLEAAQTVLTQGQLLGRGRVVAQALESVLVGTRHGRLAPGTPRSGLGPAVEALLAELRLPAPGSPEQREVRLDPHRSPLDRRREVALRRLAVCRVPYGEVVRGGGTPLGPPGSSTAPGPAGGGSGAAETGEGTIGVRWTVGWTPATAAMLDAVAAHGSDLAQAAAGLLRQRSLAERRRGGPTAAEVLAGFEEAALCGLPDAAADRLAETADVLPATGTLPELLAGTRLLDRVAAGLLPGLPDGWEQARIADALAALTTAGVRALDGLAGSDDPDDARALAELATRGGSPGLRVRDALTRLAAEGSPLIRGASAATRVLVDDMTPAAFGTALAARTHGATSPELRLDLGAFLAGALTAAGPLLESGPLLAPVAELVAELPDRAFLTRLPALRHGFDALSPAARGRLLAAVRAHPSAPGARGSAVPDPHALARHTAADLAGREVLAARGLLGVLDEEGAAAASAPGHEGAAPPSPEPHATASPAGTEPGTPAVPAAAPTPAAAPAPAPDGISADVRWQLLLGQVEDAGAGRAGRIATALDELYGSGHGEGAASVPHTSGGGQEPPYPDIRSWGEELADLFGADVREEVLSAAATAGRLDAALAIDPASARPSVDLLRTVLSYAGGLPEGRLARLRPLVARIVAELTRALAVRMRPALTGLTHPRPTRRPGGPLDLARTLRANLATAERDPVTGAVGVRPERPVFRTRARASADWRIVLVVDVSGSMEASTVWAALTAAVLAGVPALTTHFVAFSTEVLDLTDHVADPLSLLLEVRVGGGTSIARGLRHARTLVTVPSRTLVVLVSDFEEGGPVGPLLTEVRALVDAGCRVLGCASLDDAGRPRYSTGVAGQLVGAGMPVAALGPLQLASWIGEQVRAR; this is encoded by the coding sequence ATGCGCTCGGCTGAGGACACGGCGCCCGCGGCGGGCACGGTACGGACGCCCGGGTCCGCAGCGGCCGACCGCGCGCCCCTCGCGGGCGGCGTGGCCGGCGGGGCCCGCGGGGCCGGAACCGCGCGAGGCGCGGCTCGGACGGCGGCCGGGCCCACCGTGGCCGGCGGAGGCGGTACGTCGGCCGCGACCGGCGGGGCCGAGGGCGCCGGCGAGGGCCGCGCCCCGCACGACGACCCTGGCAGGGGTCTCGGCACGGGTGGCGGCCCCGACGCGCACGGCGCCACCCGAACGGGTGACGGCCTCGGTACGGGTGGCGGCCTCGGTACGGGTGACGGTCCGGCCGGGGACCGGCGCCTCGGACGGAGCGAGGTCGAGGCCGAGTCGGCGGCGCTCGCCGGGTGCCGGGAGCCGTACCTGATCGGGGTCAGGCACCACTCCCCGGCGCTGGCCGCCGCCGTGCCGGAACTGCTGGCGGAGGCGGCGCCCGACGTGCTCTTCGTCGAGTTGCCCGAGGAGTTCGGGCGCTGGCTGCCGCATCTGGCCGACCCCGAGGTGCTGCCGCCGGTGGCGCTGGCCGGGCACGGGCCGCGCGGGCTGGTGTTCCTGCCGTTCGCGGAGTTCTCGCCGGAACTCGCGGCGCTGCGCTGGGCGCGGGCGGCCGGGGTGCCGGTGGTGGCGTTCGACCTGCCGGTCGGGGCGCCCGAGGAAGACGGCCCGCGCCGCGGAGGGGGCGGCGCGGGCACCCACGGCCGGCCGGATCGGCCCGGTCTCGCGGACGCGATGCGGGACCGGGCCGGCGGCCGCGCCGAGGACGACCTCTGGGACCGCCTGGTCGAGTCGGCGGCACCCGGCGGCTCGCCGGAGGCACTGCGGCGCGCCGCCCTCCTGGTCGGCTGGGCGCTGCGCCACGACGCGGCCGCAGAGGACCGCCTGGACCCGCACGACCTGCGGCGCGAGGCCCACATGCGGCGCGTCATGGCGGAGCACGGGGCGGTGCGGCCGGCGGCGCTGGTGGGCGCGTTCCACGCGCCGGCCCTGCTCCCGGCGGCCTCCGGCGCGCCGGGGCGCCCGGCCGTCGGCGCGGACCTCGTTTCGGCGCCCCGGGCGGGCTCCGGGGCGGCGCCGGAACCCGGAACCGCGCCCTCCGACCGGCCCGGGCCCGTACCCGACAGCGACACCGGTACCGGCAGCGGCAGCGGCAGCGGCGCCGACAGGGCGCGCCGGGACCGGGCCGGCGGAGGCGGCGGGGCCGGGGAGACCGCCGTGACCACCTCGCTCGTCCCCTACACGTTCGCGCTGCTGGACGAGCGGTCCGGGTACCCCGCCGGAATCCGCGACCCGCAGTGGCAGCAGGGCGTGGTGGAGGCGGCGGGCGACCCGCGGCGGCTGGACGAGCTGCTGGTGGCCACGGCGGTACGGATCTGCGCCGCCGTACGCGCCGCCGGCCACCCGTGCGGACCGCCCGACGCCCGGGAGACGGTGCGCCACGCACGCGACCTGGCCACCTTGCGGGGCCGACCCGCCGCCGGACGGGCGGAGTTGCTGGAGGCGGCGCAGACCGTCCTCACGCAGGGCCAACTGCTCGGCCGGGGACGGGTGGTGGCGCAGGCGCTGGAATCGGTGCTGGTCGGCACCCGGCACGGCAGGCTCGCGCCGGGCACCCCGCGCTCCGGGCTCGGCCCCGCCGTGGAGGCGCTGCTCGCCGAACTGCGGCTGCCCGCGCCGGGGTCGCCAGAGCAGCGCGAGGTGCGGCTCGATCCGCACCGGTCACCGCTGGACCGGCGGCGGGAGGTGGCGCTGCGCAGGCTGGCGGTGTGCCGCGTGCCGTACGGCGAGGTGGTCCGCGGCGGGGGCACGCCGCTCGGGCCACCCGGGTCCTCGACGGCTCCCGGGCCCGCGGGCGGCGGCAGCGGGGCAGCGGAGACCGGCGAGGGCACGATCGGCGTGCGCTGGACCGTCGGGTGGACCCCGGCGACGGCGGCGATGCTGGACGCCGTCGCCGCCCACGGCAGCGACCTGGCGCAGGCCGCGGCCGGGCTGCTGCGGCAGCGCTCGCTGGCCGAGCGGCGGCGCGGCGGCCCGACGGCCGCGGAGGTGCTGGCCGGTTTCGAGGAGGCGGCGCTGTGCGGGCTGCCCGACGCCGCGGCCGACCGGCTCGCGGAGACCGCCGACGTGCTCCCGGCCACCGGAACCCTGCCCGAACTCCTCGCCGGGACACGGCTGCTGGACCGTGTCGCGGCCGGACTGCTGCCCGGGCTGCCCGACGGCTGGGAGCAGGCACGGATCGCCGACGCGCTCGCCGCCCTCACCACGGCGGGCGTCCGCGCGCTGGACGGGCTCGCCGGGTCCGACGACCCGGACGACGCCCGCGCGCTCGCCGAACTCGCCACCCGCGGCGGTTCCCCGGGGTTGCGGGTCCGCGACGCCCTTACCCGGCTGGCCGCCGAGGGCAGCCCGCTGATCAGGGGGGCGTCCGCCGCGACCCGGGTCCTGGTCGACGACATGACGCCCGCCGCGTTCGGCACGGCGCTGGCCGCCCGCACGCACGGCGCGACCAGTCCCGAACTGCGCCTGGACCTCGGCGCGTTCCTCGCCGGAGCGCTCACCGCCGCCGGGCCGCTGCTCGAATCGGGACCGTTGCTGGCGCCGGTCGCGGAACTCGTCGCGGAACTGCCGGACCGCGCCTTCCTCACCCGGCTGCCCGCGCTGCGGCACGGCTTCGACGCCCTGTCCCCCGCCGCCCGCGGGCGCCTGCTCGCCGCGGTCCGCGCCCATCCGTCCGCGCCGGGCGCGCGGGGTTCCGCGGTGCCCGACCCGCACGCCCTGGCCCGCCACACGGCGGCGGACCTCGCCGGGCGCGAAGTGCTGGCGGCACGCGGGCTGTTGGGAGTGCTCGACGAGGAGGGCGCCGCGGCAGCGTCCGCACCGGGGCATGAGGGCGCCGCGCCGCCGTCGCCCGAACCGCACGCGACAGCGAGCCCCGCGGGCACCGAACCCGGGACCCCCGCGGTGCCCGCAGCCGCACCCACACCCGCTGCCGCACCCGCACCCGCACCCGACGGCATCTCCGCCGACGTCCGCTGGCAACTGCTGCTCGGACAGGTGGAGGACGCAGGAGCCGGCCGCGCCGGGCGGATCGCCACCGCGCTCGACGAGCTGTACGGTTCCGGGCACGGCGAGGGCGCGGCGAGCGTGCCCCACACGTCCGGCGGCGGCCAGGAGCCTCCCTACCCCGACATCCGGTCCTGGGGCGAGGAGTTGGCGGACCTGTTCGGCGCGGACGTGCGCGAGGAGGTGCTCTCCGCGGCGGCCACGGCCGGCCGGCTGGACGCGGCGCTGGCCATCGACCCGGCCTCGGCCCGGCCCTCGGTCGACCTGCTGCGGACCGTGCTGTCCTACGCGGGCGGCCTGCCCGAGGGCCGACTCGCCCGGCTGCGGCCCCTCGTGGCCCGTATCGTGGCCGAGTTGACGCGTGCGCTCGCGGTCCGGATGCGGCCGGCGCTGACCGGTCTGACCCACCCGAGGCCCACCCGGCGCCCGGGCGGGCCGCTGGACCTGGCCCGCACGCTGCGGGCCAACCTCGCCACGGCCGAACGCGATCCGGTCACCGGCGCGGTCGGCGTACGGCCCGAGCGGCCCGTCTTCCGCACCCGGGCCCGCGCTTCGGCGGACTGGCGGATCGTGCTGGTCGTCGACGTGTCCGGGTCGATGGAGGCGTCCACGGTCTGGGCCGCGCTCACCGCGGCCGTGCTCGCCGGGGTGCCCGCGCTCACCACGCACTTCGTGGCCTTCTCGACGGAGGTCCTCGACCTCACCGACCACGTCGCCGACCCGCTGTCCCTCCTGCTCGAAGTGCGCGTGGGCGGCGGCACGTCCATCGCCCGCGGGCTGCGGCACGCCCGCACCCTCGTCACGGTGCCCTCGCGCACCCTCGTGGTCCTCGTCAGCGACTTCGAGGAGGGCGGCCCGGTCGGCCCGCTCCTGACGGAGGTGCGGGCACTGGTCGACGCCGGCTGCCGCGTGCTCGGCTGCGCCTCCCTGGACGACGCCGGGCGGCCCCGCTACTCCACGGGTGTCGCCGGTCAACTCGTCGGCGCGGGCATGCCCGTGGCGGCGCTCGGCCCCCTCCAACTCGCCTCGTGGATCGGCGAACAGGTGCGAGCCCGCTGA
- a CDS encoding SanA/YdcF family protein, which produces MPDGSRHPLLLRLPRLPRTRHARRRLLRCAVALCVLALLPSAWLRLTQDGRVRSERDVPSEPVAVVFGAGLSDGAPSAYLAHRLDAAVRLYDTGKVRVILATGDNSRPSYDEPAAMRAYLVAHGVPGSQVVLDYAGFDTWDSCDRARRIFGVDRAVLVTQDFHIDRALALCGAAGIDAYGVGVDERHDATWYASGTREVLAADKAALDVVLKPDPQFLGRHEPGVARALAALPRP; this is translated from the coding sequence GTGCCGGACGGCTCGCGCCACCCGCTCCTGCTCCGCCTGCCCCGCCTGCCCCGCACCCGTCACGCCCGGCGCCGCCTGCTGCGCTGCGCCGTGGCGCTGTGCGTGCTCGCGCTGCTGCCCTCCGCCTGGCTGCGGCTGACCCAGGACGGCCGGGTGCGCTCCGAGCGGGACGTGCCGAGCGAGCCGGTCGCCGTGGTGTTCGGCGCCGGGCTGTCCGACGGCGCCCCGTCGGCCTACCTCGCGCACCGCCTCGACGCGGCGGTGCGGCTCTACGACACGGGCAAGGTGCGGGTGATCCTCGCCACCGGTGACAACAGCCGCCCGTCGTACGACGAACCGGCCGCGATGCGCGCGTACCTGGTCGCGCACGGCGTGCCCGGCTCCCAGGTGGTGCTGGACTACGCGGGGTTCGACACCTGGGACTCCTGCGACCGGGCCCGGCGGATCTTCGGCGTGGACCGCGCGGTGCTGGTCACGCAGGACTTCCACATCGACCGGGCGCTGGCGCTGTGCGGGGCCGCCGGGATCGACGCGTACGGCGTCGGCGTCGACGAGAGGCACGACGCCACGTGGTACGCGAGCGGGACGCGGGAGGTGCTGGCCGCGGACAAGGCCGCGCTCGACGTCGTCCTCAAGCCGGACCCGCAGTTCCTCGGGCGGCACGAGCCCGGGGTGGCCCGCGCGCTCGCCGCCCTGCCCAGGCCGTAG
- a CDS encoding OsmC family protein, producing MPSARQHIYRTELVWTGNLGTGTDSYRSYRRTHEVTAPGTPVIAGSSDPHFRGDADRWNPEQMLLAALSQCHMLAYLHLCAVNGVVVTGYTDRAEGTMTETADGGGHFTEAVLRPEVEVAAPDMVEKARSLHSRAHELCFIARSVNFPVRHIPSVTTPA from the coding sequence ATGCCGTCCGCCCGGCAGCACATCTACCGGACCGAGCTCGTCTGGACCGGCAACCTCGGCACCGGCACGGACTCGTACCGGTCCTACCGGCGCACCCACGAGGTCACGGCGCCCGGTACGCCCGTCATCGCCGGGTCCTCCGACCCCCACTTCCGCGGTGACGCCGACCGGTGGAACCCCGAGCAGATGCTGCTCGCGGCGCTCTCCCAGTGCCACATGCTCGCCTACCTGCACCTGTGCGCGGTCAACGGCGTCGTGGTGACCGGCTACACCGACCGCGCCGAGGGCACCATGACCGAGACGGCCGACGGCGGCGGCCACTTCACCGAGGCCGTCCTCCGCCCCGAGGTGGAGGTCGCCGCCCCCGACATGGTGGAGAAGGCCCGGTCCCTCCACAGCCGCGCCCACGAACTCTGCTTCATCGCCCGCTCCGTCAACTTCCCCGTCCGCCACATTCCCTCCGTCACCACCCCCGCCTGA